A genome region from Nitrospirota bacterium includes the following:
- the miaB gene encoding tRNA (N6-isopentenyl adenosine(37)-C2)-methylthiotransferase MiaB, with translation MIARGPAAYQVHIETFGCQMNEYDTELVRSLLKAKGFAFTEDRERADVVLMNTCAIRENAHNKVYGHLATLKTIKKQRNLVVGVLGCMAQNLKQELMEQASIVDVLAGPDAYRKLPDLLTRAIEAQEQGLTAKGLAVDLSEYETYEDILPQRAEGLNAWIAVMRGCDNFCTFCVVPYTRGRERSRDPQGIIREAEHLAAHGHKQVTLLGQNVNSYRHDGWDFARLLTAVAEVPGIARVRFTSPHPKDFPPALLDAVADHPKICKHIHLPLQSGNDRILHLMDRTYSRKEYLALVEEIRRRNQNIALTTDVICGFPGETEEEFLDTYRTVQEVGYHQVFVFVYSERKNTIAGRKYPDDVPDAIKSDRATRLVERQKLIALRKNQDLIGSIVEVLVEGDAKKASTQWMGHTDSNVTVVWGKQGAHARLGDLVPIRITDASVTTLYGHELSARS, from the coding sequence ATGATCGCGCGCGGGCCGGCGGCCTATCAGGTCCATATCGAGACCTTCGGCTGCCAGATGAACGAGTACGACACGGAACTGGTCCGCTCCCTGCTCAAGGCCAAGGGCTTTGCCTTCACCGAGGATCGGGAACGGGCCGACGTGGTCCTCATGAATACCTGCGCCATCCGCGAGAACGCGCACAACAAGGTCTATGGGCATCTGGCGACGCTCAAGACCATCAAGAAGCAGCGGAACCTCGTCGTCGGCGTCCTGGGCTGCATGGCCCAAAACCTGAAACAGGAATTGATGGAGCAGGCATCCATCGTGGACGTGCTGGCGGGGCCGGACGCCTATCGCAAACTGCCGGACCTGCTCACCCGGGCCATCGAGGCGCAGGAGCAGGGCCTCACCGCGAAGGGCCTTGCTGTCGACCTCTCCGAGTACGAGACCTACGAAGACATCCTACCGCAGCGGGCCGAGGGCCTCAACGCCTGGATCGCCGTCATGCGGGGCTGCGACAACTTCTGCACCTTCTGCGTGGTGCCCTATACCAGGGGCCGGGAACGTTCGCGGGACCCGCAAGGGATCATCCGCGAGGCCGAACACCTGGCGGCCCACGGCCACAAGCAAGTCACGCTCCTGGGACAGAACGTCAACTCTTACCGGCATGACGGATGGGATTTCGCGCGGCTGCTCACGGCCGTCGCGGAGGTGCCCGGGATCGCCAGGGTCCGCTTCACCTCCCCCCACCCGAAGGACTTTCCCCCGGCCTTGTTGGACGCGGTCGCGGACCATCCGAAGATCTGCAAGCACATTCACCTGCCCCTGCAATCGGGCAACGACCGTATCCTGCACCTGATGGACCGGACCTACAGCCGCAAGGAATATCTGGCCCTGGTGGAGGAGATCCGACGCCGGAACCAAAACATCGCGCTGACCACGGATGTCATCTGCGGGTTTCCCGGCGAGACCGAGGAGGAATTCCTCGACACGTATCGGACGGTGCAGGAGGTTGGCTATCACCAGGTCTTCGTCTTTGTATACTCCGAGCGCAAGAACACGATCGCAGGCAGAAAATACCCGGACGATGTCCCGGATGCGATCAAATCCGACCGCGCCACCAGGCTTGTGGAAAGGCAAAAGCTCATTGCGCTTCGGAAGAACCAAGACCTGATCGGCTCAATCGTCGAGGTCCTCGTCGAAGGCGACGCGAAGAAAGCTTCCACCCAATGGATGGGCCATACGGACTCCAACGTGACGGTCGTCTGGGGAAAGCAGGGGGCCCACGCCCGCCTCGGCGACCTCGTACCGATTCGCATCACCGATGCCTCCGTGACCACCCTCTATGGCCACGAGCTTTCGGCCCGTTCTTAG